Genomic window (Kogia breviceps isolate mKogBre1 chromosome 15, mKogBre1 haplotype 1, whole genome shotgun sequence):
GCTGTTGGATGTGGAGCAAGTTCCTTAACCCACATCTGTTTGTTTACCGCTGGGCATCCATCCTTTCCTCTTCTGGTGACAGACCCTGTCACATCCACCTGCCTCAGTCAATGTGGGAAAATCCTCACTCTAGCAATGAGCATGTGACCAGGTCTAGCCAACCAGAGCACCCCATTCCTGTGGGCATGGTGATTAGTTTCGAGTTGAACCCGTGACCCAAGCTGGACCAATGAGAGCCTTTCCTGGAACCTTTCGTGGAATCACTGAGAAAAAGACACTCTCTTTCCCTGGCACTGGCTGGAATATAAGGATGAAGCTGCCATCTTATCTTCACATGAGAAGAGCTTGCCTAAGAATACAGCCACACTGAGGCAGGCAGAGCAAGAGGGGGAGAAAGACAGAGCCCTACTGTTACAGctggatccagctgtgcctgaagctAGTTACAGGGGCCAATAAATAACCTTTGAGCTTAATATCAGTGTGATCTGCGTGTCCACTACTGGAATCCCAGAACTGTTGCCTGAtagctccctgggcctcagtatcCTCCTCTGGAATGTGGGCAGCAGATCTCCAAAGTCCCCAGCATACTGTTTTCACAGGAGGTGTCCCCATCCCTCTCAACATCCTCTCTGTCCCTGCCAAGCAGAGCCTCGCATCCACTTACGCCCCCGAGTGGACGTGGAAGGAGCCCACTTCATTGCCATCCCAGCCCATGGCCTGGAGGGAGGGGTAGTCATCGCTCAGCTCTCCTTTCTTGCCCAGGAAGTTCTCTTGCTCAAAGATGGTCAGCCTCGAGTCGCGGTGGTTCTGCCGGTACAGGGAACAAAGTCAGAGCATCAGGTCCTCGGTCGGAAACCCAGCAGCCTCTGCTGGCCCCTACACCCTTGTTCTTGTCTCCAAAATCAGCCTTCCTTCAAACTTTCTGGAAGTACAGTAAGGCAACAGGCACCAGAAACCTTACAAGAGGTGTACTGCTTGTCCTTCCAGAAATTCCTGTTTCAGAAATTTACACAAAGAAGataatcaaggaaaaaagaagccTTGTTGATAACAGGAGGGGgcgagggagggggaagggaagggggaagagaagggaaaaaacaacCTGAATAGCCGATAACAGAGGATCAGATGCTACACTGGGATATTGCACTACGGTTAAGAGAAGGGTGTGGAGATCTGGGTTCGAATCCTGACTCGCCACTTAGCCGCTGACTGAGCTTAATcatctaaagaaaaaaagtatgagggatttccctggtggtgcagtggttaagaatcctcctgccaatgcaggggacacgggttcgagcccgggtccgggaagatcccacttcccgcggagcaactaagcccgtgtgccacaactactgagcccgcgtgccacaactactgaagcccgcgtgcctagagcccgagctccgcagcaagagaagccaccgcagtgagcagtccgcgcacctcaatgaagagtagcccctgctcgctgcaactagagaaagcctgcgcgcagcgacaaagacccaatgcagccagaaataaataaatagatttatttttaaaaaaccgaaAACACGTCACACAGcatttctgagcctgtttccGCATCTCTAAAATGAAACTAACCACATCTGcttttcaggattgttttgagAACGAAATGAAACCAGAAGTTGTAAACTGGATAAAGGCAGGAATTGCGTCTGTGAGAGTCCTTCCGAGTCCCGGTATTGGCGCAACGCCCGGGCTGCTTGTGAAACCAATGAATATTCACCAAATGATATACTAGGGCGCTATGGAAAATGATGCCATAGGTGAGATTTAATCATCTGGGAGCATGATTGTGATATACTTGCAGAGGGAGAAAAGCGTTAGGTTCGTTATGATTCAATTTTTATAACCGAGTGACATGcatgtatagatatatagatatagatggatATACAGATCTAGACATAGATACTGATATCAACACTGCAGATATAATCTTTGGGTAGCATATAAGACCAAGGAAATCTCCAGCACTGATAACAGTGCGCTTCTGTCTCAGAGGTGTGGGTAtaagtgacttttattttcttattcggCCATATCAGGTTTTTCCCTGAACTTTAGGTGATAAATATGTGTGCCGTGTGATTTAAAATCCATAAAAGTTGTTTTTGAAGGGAAAAAAGTCCAactttccaagcctcagttttttcatctgtaagatgggagtAATAATGCCCACCTCCACCCATGCTGTGTAAACagtagcaaaaatataaaatcaagaaCACCGATAATGAATGAGGAACAAGAAATAGCACGCTCCTTCCTCACTTGCCCTGGCACCCGGACTCTCCCGCTGTCCCTCAGTCATGAAAAGAAGGACACAAAACACGGAGGCGCTCATATTATAACCAAAGTTGCAATGGGCAGAACGTCTGTGGAGGGCTCTGTCCAGATGCTATACGTACATCCTTTTGCCCCGCCACAGAGGTACTGTGGCCCCATTTcaagatgaagagactgaggctcaggggaggGACTGCCACCTCACACAGCTTGAAGCAGTGACACGAGAATTTGAACTCCGGGACATCTGGTTCCCAAACCCCCACTGGAGGGCCTcagaccccccccccgcccaggccCAGGCAGTGGTAGGACTCACAGCGCAGGCCACAGGCCGGAAGGAGGTGAGCCTCTCGGCGGGGTAGGACGTGTTGCCACTCCAGGCATCCCAGGACGGGTACTCACCCCGTTCCAGCACATACTGCTGCCCTTGGAAACCCGCGTGCTCAAAACCCACCCACCTGCAGACAGACGGTAGAGAGTACAAGAGGTTaagaggccccccccccccgagctcTAAACCAGTGGTTATCAGGCAGGGGTGACTTTGGTCCCCAAGGAGGCATTTAACAACGTCTGCAGGCATTTTTTAGTCGTCATGCAGGGAGGAGGGAGCAGAGGGTTTTGCAGCTGGCAtttagtgagtagaggccagggatgcagctaaacatcctccaatgcacaggacagccccccagcACAGAACCACCCGGCCCCAAACATCCAACCTGTCGACATGGAGAAGTCCAATCTAGACCTAGTAGCCCACTGCCTCGCTGCGCATCCTTGTAGGTAGGGGACCGGCTCCGTGCAGGTACCTGGCACTCTTGCACGTGTCTCTCTAGGCCATGTAGATGAGGCTTGACCACATGCTGACTTAAGCCTTGGCCATCTCattactctctctctcttaacAAAACATATCTCATGCTCAGAGCCTCAGTCAGGCAACAATGTTCAACTACAGaatgctagtattttttttctttttttactatatttagtTATAGTTACCTTCTACTTTTGGTGAGTGATATTGGCTTTTGATTTGTGCTTAAGAGGGACATTTCAGACCCAACACTGGGTTTTAAAGGTCTGCCCCCGCAGGGCTGCCTCATCCAGTGGGAAGGCTCTGTGTGAATGGCGCCCCTTACGTTTGagcagtgcacaacctgcacgACCTTACACTGTCATCCTGCACTCTCCCCAGCATCTCAGACCCAAGGAAGGCACACCGGTACAGTTAGAGTCTGGGAAGATAACACCCAGAACATATAAAAGTCCCAGCACCCCTCTCTAGATCACTTCCTGTCTCCCCCACCCCGATTCCAATCCCCCTGGACTCACGCTCCACTCAGCACTTTCAAAGATCGCACAGTCTCAAAACCAAGCTCCAGCACACTGGGGCACTCAGCTGTGAACTCATGCCGCCGGCCTTGGAAGCCCTCCTCATCCCACACCACGATCTGTGCCGGAGAGAAAAGATGGAGATGCGCATCAGAGTCCCATGAGCGGTTAGGGCTTCACCCCAGGACTCAGCGCGGGGCAGATCAGGTAAAGCAGGGATTGCAAACTCAGATGCCTCCAGGGGCCAGGAAAGGAGCGTGAGGGCTGAGAACCCAGGAGCACGACAGGCCCTGTGGAAGTGGGGGGCGTCTGCTCAGCGCCACCTACTGTTGCCACGTGATAATGCGACCAACCGTTCAATTTCCCAAGACAACCCCTAATTCTGGACTTTTCTGTGGACCTTCCATGTTTTCAAAGGCTGATGACAAACTCAaacgttggtttttttttttttttttttcttttttaacacagAGGAAGTCAAAGAAATCATGCCCAGAGACTATGTGCAATTACCAGTTTGCCATCTCTGCCAGAGAGACCGTTGAATTTGGGACCATAGGACACAAGTTCAAATCAAGACCCCAGTGTGTGAACTGGGGCAAGACCCTCTCCCTCTTGGAGCCTTGACTgcatcctctgtgaaatgggcccTCATTAACCGCCTGCCAGGGGTGAGGCGGGGATTCAATGAAGGTGGGGGCGGTCGTCCCCAGGACCTGGGTTCGACCTGTGCCCTCCCACTTCGCAGACATCGCCTCCCTCCCATGCCTCTTCCTACCTTCCAGTGTCCCGCTGACTTGGTGCACTGCAGAGACATGTTGCTTGTTTCCTACACAAGAGAAGAACGTGATAAGCTTCTGCCCTGACTCTGCTCCCCTCCTTGAGGCTGAAGCCTAGTTTGGGCTGATTGGGATCCAGATGGGGTCCAGATGTGCCTGAGGTTGGGGGCAAAGTGCG
Coding sequences:
- the CRYBA4 gene encoding beta-crystallin A4, coding for MFSGSISETSNMSLQCTKSAGHWKIVVWDEEGFQGRRHEFTAECPSVLELGFETVRSLKVLSGAWVGFEHAGFQGQQYVLERGEYPSWDAWSGNTSYPAERLTSFRPVACANHRDSRLTIFEQENFLGKKGELSDDYPSLQAMGWDGNEVGSFHVHSGAWVGSQFPGYRGFQYVLECDHHSGDYKHFREWGSHAQTFQVQSIRRIQQ